One window of the Glycocaulis alkaliphilus genome contains the following:
- a CDS encoding VacJ family lipoprotein has translation MRQLRLAGPVVLAGLALAACTTRPESLQANDPFEPLNRAVFSFNAAADEAVIAPVAYAYRGAVPRTGRLGVRNALRNLNEPVVFANLLLQGRPGDAFATASRFGLNTIVGVGGLFDVASEANIARRDTDFGLTLGHWGVESGPYMVLPFLGPSSVRDTFGRFVDRYPHPTYWVEDVRETEAIWVYRAIYAIDVRLQLDETFQSLERSAIDPYVQLRSVYRQNRANALGTAQDFNDLPDFD, from the coding sequence ATGCGCCAATTACGCCTTGCAGGACCTGTTGTCCTTGCCGGACTTGCTCTGGCAGCCTGCACCACACGCCCGGAATCCCTTCAGGCCAATGATCCGTTCGAGCCACTGAACCGGGCCGTGTTCAGCTTCAACGCCGCCGCCGACGAGGCTGTCATCGCCCCGGTCGCCTATGCCTATCGCGGTGCAGTACCGCGCACAGGACGCCTGGGCGTGCGCAATGCGCTGAGAAATCTCAATGAACCGGTCGTGTTCGCCAACCTGCTGCTGCAGGGCCGTCCGGGTGACGCCTTCGCGACCGCCAGCCGCTTTGGCCTTAACACGATTGTCGGCGTGGGCGGGTTGTTTGACGTTGCCAGCGAAGCCAATATCGCGCGGCGCGATACCGATTTCGGCCTGACACTCGGACACTGGGGCGTGGAGAGCGGACCCTACATGGTCCTGCCCTTCCTCGGCCCGTCCAGCGTGCGCGACACGTTTGGCCGGTTTGTGGACCGTTATCCCCACCCCACCTACTGGGTCGAGGATGTCCGCGAGACGGAGGCGATCTGGGTCTACCGGGCCATCTATGCGATAGACGTCAGGCTGCAGCTCGATGAAACCTTCCAGAGTCTGGAACGTAGTGCCATCGACCCCTACGTTCAGTTGCGCTCGGTCTACCGGCAGAACCGGGCCAATGCGCTGGGAACAGCGCAGGACTTCAATGATCTGCCCGATTTCGACTGA
- the metF gene encoding methylenetetrahydrofolate reductase [NAD(P)H] has translation MPDGRTLPVRPGPAISFEFFPPKSEAMEERLWDSISRLAPLDPLYVSVTYGAGGSTRDRTHRTVRRIVEETALKPAAHLTCVDARCEEVDEVIRDYWAAGVRHIVALRGDPPSGVGDRYEPFDGGYANAAELAAGIRAVGDFEVSVGCYPEKHPESASFDHDIDLLKAKIDNGATRAITQFFFDADVYFRYLDRVRKAGIDIPIVPGIMMQSNFAGLVRMAGLCGASIPARLFDLFDGLESDPGTRELLTANVVADLCHDLCDQGVDQLHFYTLNRAELALATCRLLGVRPVEMAA, from the coding sequence ATGCCCGATGGGCGCACCCTGCCGGTCCGGCCCGGCCCGGCCATATCCTTCGAGTTCTTCCCGCCCAAGAGCGAGGCCATGGAAGAGCGGCTGTGGGATTCCATCTCCCGGCTGGCGCCGCTCGACCCGCTCTATGTGTCGGTGACGTATGGGGCGGGCGGCTCGACGCGTGACCGGACGCACCGCACGGTGCGCCGCATCGTGGAAGAGACGGCTCTCAAACCCGCAGCCCATCTGACCTGTGTGGATGCGCGCTGCGAGGAGGTCGACGAGGTCATCCGTGATTACTGGGCGGCGGGCGTGCGCCATATCGTGGCGCTGCGCGGCGATCCGCCCAGCGGGGTTGGTGATCGTTATGAGCCGTTCGATGGCGGCTACGCCAATGCAGCGGAGCTGGCGGCTGGCATCCGCGCAGTGGGCGATTTCGAGGTGTCGGTCGGCTGCTATCCGGAAAAGCACCCTGAAAGCGCGAGCTTCGACCACGATATAGATCTCTTGAAAGCCAAGATCGACAATGGCGCAACGCGCGCCATCACCCAGTTCTTCTTCGATGCGGATGTGTATTTCCGCTATCTGGACCGGGTGCGCAAAGCGGGCATCGATATTCCCATCGTGCCGGGTATCATGATGCAGTCCAACTTTGCCGGGCTGGTGCGCATGGCGGGCCTGTGTGGCGCTTCGATCCCGGCCCGCCTGTTTGACCTTTTCGACGGGCTGGAAAGCGATCCCGGCACGCGTGAGCTTCTCACCGCCAATGTGGTCGCTGATCTGTGCCATGATCTGTGCGACCAGGGCGTTGACCAGCTCCACTTCTACACCCTGAACCGGGCCGAGCTGGCGCTGGCGACCTGCCGGCTGCTGGGCGTGCGTCCGGTGGAAATGGCGGCCTGA
- a CDS encoding homocysteine S-methyltransferase family protein, with protein MSFDRKSRLEALEAESQKRILVLDGAMGTMIQRLKPSEEDYRGERFADWGKALKGNNDLLNLTRPDAIRDIHVAYFEAGADLIETNTFSATTIAQADYEMEELAAEIAREGARQTVFKPGHALLPVGTGAAHTLGQPPGPERSRHGKTHRSAGNDQRCQLCRLGGHHGMPPSLRGHGKQTRGHCVSVRPDESAV; from the coding sequence ATGAGTTTTGACCGGAAATCGCGCCTTGAGGCGCTCGAAGCGGAATCGCAAAAGCGCATCCTCGTGCTGGATGGTGCCATGGGCACGATGATCCAGCGCCTGAAACCGTCCGAGGAGGATTACCGGGGCGAGCGGTTTGCCGATTGGGGCAAGGCGCTCAAGGGCAATAACGATCTTCTGAACCTCACCAGGCCCGATGCGATACGCGATATTCACGTGGCCTATTTCGAGGCGGGCGCGGACCTGATCGAGACCAACACATTCTCGGCCACGACCATCGCCCAGGCCGACTACGAGATGGAAGAGCTTGCCGCCGAGATCGCCCGCGAAGGCGCGCGCCAGACGGTCTTCAAGCCAGGCCACGCGCTTCTGCCAGTGGGAACGGGCGCTGCGCACACCCTCGGTCAGCCGCCAGGCCCAGAGCGCAGTCGCCACGGCAAAACCCACCGCTCCGCCGGTAACGATCAACGTTGCCAGCTGTGCCGGCTCGGTGGCCATCATGGCATGCCCCCTTCACTGCGCGGCCACGGCAAACAGACACGTGGCCATTGCGTGTCGGTGCGGCCGGACGAATCAGCAGTTTAA
- a CDS encoding TonB family protein, with translation MRSTPLLALAALATLLPACVSVPAPVADPRARGPFMPQSQMPLMPNIARIAPSEGCQGEPLSAVHAPLPDYPARGWARGEQGWSIVQFDVAQSGAVENVRIAQGVPGRFFDREARRAVQAWRFAALGEGAHLTGCTVMFEFVLGQVRIR, from the coding sequence ATGCGCAGCACTCCGCTTCTTGCCCTTGCGGCTCTTGCAACCCTTCTGCCGGCTTGCGTGTCCGTGCCGGCACCTGTTGCCGATCCGCGTGCGCGCGGACCGTTCATGCCGCAATCGCAAATGCCGCTCATGCCCAATATTGCGCGCATTGCCCCTAGCGAGGGGTGTCAGGGCGAGCCACTCAGCGCCGTGCATGCACCGCTGCCGGACTATCCGGCGCGGGGCTGGGCGCGCGGCGAGCAGGGCTGGTCCATCGTCCAGTTCGACGTCGCCCAGTCCGGGGCGGTGGAGAATGTGCGCATCGCGCAAGGTGTGCCCGGCCGGTTCTTCGACCGGGAGGCCCGCCGTGCGGTGCAGGCCTGGCGATTCGCCGCGCTGGGTGAAGGTGCCCACCTGACCGGCTGCACGGTGATGTTCGAGTTTGTGCTCGGACAGGTGCGCATACGCTGA
- a CDS encoding homoserine dehydrogenase: MAPLDNAPSLYIPAAVRGRAMRAVLLGCGTVGSQLAARLPQGVAIEAIAVRRWRDLGKGAVRVLDNLDAALDLAPDLVIDALPGCTEAETALERAVHAGAHVVSANKAVIARRPDLERAAREKGRAFLYSAAVGGGVPVLETVGALTARGREITTVKGVVNGTSNFVLDRLSKGERLESAVSAAQAAGFAEADPSADLDGDDAAAKLVLVARAAWGIDIDPDSIARQSIRDLAPGFAAKAAREGLRIRQVGRLARVGGGVHAAVRLEAVSADSVFYRVEREGNGVVISLKDAPGVILTGKGAGGVPTAASMAGDLVRLVAEHG, from the coding sequence ATGGCCCCCCTGGACAACGCCCCGAGCCTTTACATTCCTGCCGCCGTGCGCGGGCGGGCAATGCGCGCGGTTCTGCTGGGCTGCGGCACGGTAGGCAGCCAGCTCGCCGCCCGGCTGCCGCAGGGCGTGGCGATCGAGGCGATTGCCGTGCGCCGCTGGCGCGATCTCGGCAAGGGTGCCGTCCGGGTGCTCGACAATCTGGACGCCGCTCTGGACCTTGCGCCTGACCTGGTGATTGATGCCCTGCCGGGCTGCACGGAAGCCGAGACGGCGCTGGAGCGGGCGGTTCACGCAGGCGCGCATGTGGTATCGGCCAACAAGGCTGTCATAGCGCGCCGCCCCGATCTGGAGCGCGCGGCCAGGGAGAAGGGCCGTGCCTTTCTCTACAGCGCAGCTGTCGGCGGCGGGGTGCCGGTGCTGGAAACGGTCGGCGCGCTGACCGCCCGCGGCCGCGAGATCACGACGGTGAAGGGGGTGGTCAACGGTACCTCCAATTTCGTGCTCGACCGGCTTTCGAAGGGAGAACGCCTTGAAAGCGCGGTCAGCGCAGCGCAGGCAGCAGGCTTTGCCGAGGCCGACCCGAGCGCCGATCTCGACGGCGATGATGCGGCGGCCAAGCTCGTGCTGGTGGCGCGCGCAGCCTGGGGCATCGACATTGATCCGGATTCGATTGCCCGCCAGTCCATCCGTGATCTGGCCCCCGGTTTTGCCGCGAAGGCGGCCCGCGAGGGTCTGCGTATCCGCCAGGTCGGCCGCCTCGCCCGTGTCGGCGGGGGCGTCCATGCGGCGGTGCGGCTGGAAGCGGTCAGCGCCGACAGCGTGTTCTACCGGGTGGAGCGCGAGGGCAATGGTGTCGTCATTTCGCTGAAGGATGCGCCCGGCGTGATCCTCACCGGCAAGGGCGCAGGCGGCGTGCCGACGGCAGCCAGCATGGCCGGTGATCTGGTCCGGCTCGTTGCGGAACACGGCTGA
- the metX gene encoding homoserine O-succinyltransferase MetX — protein MRVPALAAEEADGEPACLFPIHDHITTLELSSGAFVTARGRVYGPAGAPAVIVLGGISAHRFLLGDHAERTSWWPGIAGPGLALDPLRHQLLAFDFLADEVRPFPRVEDQAEALLALADAAGFDTFQIVGASYGGTIALALAALAPDRVTGLHVLCAAHRPHTMTTALRAIQRDIVEFGLARGDGAGGVDLARRLAMTTYRTPEEFQSRFADPAPGSPDAAGVEAYLAARGGDYAARTSPQRFLALSRSMDAARIDPSAIRAPLRLLALKEDRLVPLADIEALAACVPGAQLVRASSLYGHDGFLKEREAVSRFLEGL, from the coding sequence ATGCGCGTGCCTGCCCTCGCCGCGGAGGAGGCGGACGGCGAACCTGCCTGTCTGTTCCCCATCCATGACCACATCACCACGCTGGAGCTCAGCTCGGGCGCGTTTGTCACAGCGAGGGGGCGTGTGTATGGCCCTGCCGGAGCCCCGGCTGTCATCGTGCTCGGCGGGATATCCGCGCACCGTTTCCTGCTGGGCGATCATGCCGAGCGGACAAGCTGGTGGCCGGGCATTGCCGGGCCGGGCCTGGCACTCGATCCGCTGCGCCATCAGCTTCTCGCATTTGATTTTCTGGCCGACGAGGTGCGCCCCTTTCCGCGCGTCGAGGATCAGGCCGAGGCCTTGCTGGCGCTGGCAGATGCCGCCGGCTTTGATACCTTTCAGATCGTCGGCGCCTCCTATGGCGGCACGATTGCGCTGGCGCTGGCGGCGCTGGCACCGGATCGCGTGACAGGCCTGCATGTGCTGTGCGCGGCGCATCGCCCCCATACGATGACAACCGCGCTGCGCGCGATACAGCGCGATATTGTCGAGTTCGGCCTGGCGCGCGGGGATGGCGCTGGCGGGGTGGATCTGGCCCGGCGCCTGGCCATGACCACCTACCGCACGCCCGAAGAGTTCCAGTCGCGGTTCGCCGATCCGGCACCCGGATCACCCGATGCGGCCGGGGTAGAGGCCTATCTCGCCGCACGCGGGGGCGACTACGCCGCGCGGACAAGCCCGCAGCGCTTCCTGGCCCTGTCCCGTTCCATGGATGCAGCGCGGATTGACCCATCGGCCATCCGCGCTCCCTTGCGCCTGCTCGCCCTTAAGGAAGACCGGCTGGTTCCGCTTGCCGATATAGAGGCGCTGGCAGCCTGCGTGCCCGGTGCGCAGCTGGTGCGCGCGTCCAGCCTTTACGGACATGACGGATTTCTCAAGGAGCGCGAAGCCGTCAGCCGGTTTCTGGAGGGGCTATGA
- a CDS encoding trans-sulfuration enzyme family protein, which translates to MSRKTVNEAFATRAARAGINADPGHGGITAPINVAATYVRTDPAIAGPFDYARTNAPSRAVLADAIAGLEGAAGACLTASGMAAIDLILNLVPAGARIVAAHDCYGGTQRLFNARAPQRGFEIVYADATDLGALEMALAPGAALLFLETPSNPRLRITDIEAASALGHAAGAVVAVDNTVLSPAIQRPIALGADLVVSSLTKIINGHSDMVGGVVCASDTDLVEQLAWWLNASGTGLGPFDAFLATRGLRTLPLRAKAQSEAALELARRLSAHGKVVRVDYPGLAAHPGHALATRQQQGLFGPLVSLEIKGDPRAFLAGLGLFSLAQSLGGVESLVSVPALMTHASMSAAARAHAGISDSLIRLSVGLEDVEDLWRDLDAALEGA; encoded by the coding sequence ATGAGCCGCAAGACCGTGAACGAGGCCTTTGCCACCCGTGCGGCACGGGCAGGGATCAACGCCGATCCCGGCCATGGCGGCATCACGGCGCCGATCAATGTGGCTGCCACCTATGTCCGCACCGATCCGGCCATTGCCGGCCCGTTCGACTATGCGCGCACCAACGCGCCCTCACGTGCGGTTCTGGCAGACGCGATCGCCGGCCTGGAAGGGGCGGCGGGGGCCTGCCTGACGGCCTCGGGCATGGCGGCCATCGATCTGATCCTGAACCTCGTCCCTGCCGGCGCGCGCATCGTTGCCGCGCATGACTGCTATGGCGGCACGCAGCGCCTGTTCAATGCGCGCGCGCCCCAGCGCGGGTTCGAGATCGTCTATGCCGACGCCACGGACCTCGGCGCGCTGGAGATGGCGCTGGCGCCCGGCGCGGCGCTGCTCTTTCTGGAAACCCCGTCCAATCCGCGCCTGCGTATTACCGATATCGAGGCTGCCAGCGCTCTCGGTCACGCGGCCGGGGCAGTGGTGGCCGTGGACAACACGGTGCTCTCGCCCGCCATCCAGCGCCCGATCGCGCTGGGCGCCGACCTCGTCGTCAGCTCGCTGACCAAGATCATCAACGGCCATTCCGACATGGTGGGCGGAGTGGTGTGCGCCAGCGATACGGACCTGGTGGAACAGCTTGCCTGGTGGCTCAATGCGTCTGGCACCGGGCTTGGACCGTTTGATGCCTTCCTGGCCACACGGGGGCTTCGCACGCTGCCGCTGAGGGCGAAGGCACAGTCGGAGGCCGCGCTGGAGCTTGCCAGGCGCCTTTCGGCCCACGGCAAGGTGGTCCGCGTCGATTATCCCGGTCTTGCCGCGCACCCCGGCCATGCGCTCGCCACGCGCCAGCAGCAGGGCCTGTTCGGCCCGCTGGTCAGCCTGGAGATCAAGGGCGATCCGCGCGCGTTTCTGGCAGGCCTCGGCCTTTTCTCTCTCGCCCAGTCGCTGGGCGGGGTGGAGAGCCTGGTTTCGGTGCCAGCGCTAATGACCCACGCCTCCATGAGCGCTGCCGCGCGCGCCCATGCCGGCATCAGCGACTCGCTGATCCGCCTGTCGGTGGGTCTGGAGGATGTCGAGGATTTGTGGCGGGACCTGGATGCCGCCCTCGAGGGCGCCTAG
- a CDS encoding lipid A-modifier LpxR family protein, producing MTAPTTIAQPCARATCSSAAAIARLAACAGASALALQGAVQAQSADSANPSTLIIAPLLEEMSSGPLPSMRLALGGPEDTHGEHGGASAIAQSGLSASASGIAPESFGAFHAPETVIARTNRGSQLSVSLFDSEEPDWVVSALSPTAIDMPAWRYSAGRARGRAVALRYEGRFDSPGGMDGLDVGLRPRAGLSVGDAGSATEFGASVRVGHFVSDDDSTGAGWWFFAGADRQALVYRPGDRRNIRETLTLQPYAMVGDQQAGIAMRVQGVDLSLAYVRRETSWSLPAQSWDTSEDFAAFSLTWRR from the coding sequence GTGACCGCCCCGACGACCATTGCACAGCCTTGCGCACGCGCAACCTGCAGCTCTGCTGCAGCGATTGCGCGCCTTGCGGCCTGTGCCGGGGCCTCGGCGCTGGCACTGCAAGGCGCGGTGCAGGCGCAGTCTGCCGATTCGGCCAATCCCAGCACCCTGATCATCGCACCCCTGCTTGAGGAAATGTCCTCCGGCCCGCTGCCCTCCATGCGGCTGGCTCTCGGCGGGCCGGAAGACACGCACGGCGAGCATGGCGGCGCGTCCGCGATTGCCCAGTCGGGCCTGTCGGCCTCCGCCAGCGGCATCGCTCCGGAAAGCTTCGGGGCGTTCCACGCGCCGGAAACCGTGATCGCACGCACCAACCGGGGCAGCCAGCTGAGTGTATCGCTGTTTGACAGCGAGGAGCCGGACTGGGTGGTGTCGGCGCTGTCGCCCACCGCGATCGACATGCCGGCCTGGAGATATTCTGCGGGCCGGGCCCGCGGGCGCGCTGTCGCGCTGCGCTATGAGGGCCGCTTCGACAGCCCCGGCGGCATGGATGGGCTTGATGTGGGCCTGCGCCCGCGCGCGGGCCTCAGCGTGGGCGATGCAGGCTCCGCTACCGAGTTCGGCGCCTCGGTGCGCGTCGGCCATTTCGTCAGCGATGATGACAGCACCGGTGCCGGCTGGTGGTTCTTTGCCGGGGCCGACCGTCAGGCGCTCGTCTACCGTCCCGGCGACCGCCGCAATATACGCGAGACGCTCACCTTGCAGCCCTATGCGATGGTCGGCGACCAGCAGGCCGGCATTGCCATGCGCGTCCAGGGCGTTGATCTGTCGCTGGCCTATGTGCGCCGCGAGACCAGCTGGTCCCTGCCAGCCCAGTCCTGGGACACGTCAGAGGACTTCGCCGCCTTCTCGCTGACCTGGCGGCGCTAG